Proteins encoded by one window of Chloroflexaceae bacterium:
- a CDS encoding stage II sporulation protein M has protein sequence MRPDEFIARRRDRWERLEALLDRAGAGLDGLSASELRDLGRLYRQAAADLAVARRDLSEHPVARYLNALVARGHGAIYRESGAGGAARVRAFFVADFPRAFRETWPATLAACLMFLIPAIFAFVTTYNDPSLAGALVPGAEAVVEQVRDGEEWWQRINEQGAGIAAAEIMTNNIGVAFRAFAGGVTLGIYTLFVLVTNGIFLGVVAGAAQRFDFADNLWGFVAAHGAIEFSVIFLAGGAGLQLGWAILRPGLLSRRAALVVAARRALLIILGCVPLLVVAGLIEGFISPSALPLEVKFAVAALSGAALWLYLLGVGRR, from the coding sequence ATGCGCCCTGACGAGTTTATTGCCCGCCGGCGCGACCGCTGGGAGCGCCTCGAGGCGCTCCTTGATCGCGCTGGCGCCGGTCTGGATGGCCTTTCCGCGAGCGAGTTGCGCGACCTCGGCCGTCTCTACCGCCAGGCTGCCGCCGATCTGGCCGTGGCCCGCCGCGATCTATCCGAACACCCCGTTGCTCGCTATTTGAACGCGCTGGTGGCCCGCGGGCACGGGGCTATCTACCGCGAGAGCGGCGCGGGCGGCGCGGCTCGCGTTCGCGCCTTTTTTGTCGCCGACTTCCCTCGTGCCTTCCGCGAGACCTGGCCCGCCACCCTCGCTGCCTGTCTCATGTTCCTTATCCCTGCGATTTTTGCCTTCGTGACGACCTATAACGACCCGTCTCTGGCCGGCGCGCTCGTGCCCGGCGCCGAGGCGGTGGTGGAGCAGGTGCGGGACGGCGAGGAGTGGTGGCAGCGCATTAATGAACAGGGCGCCGGTATCGCCGCGGCCGAAATTATGACCAACAACATCGGTGTGGCCTTTCGCGCCTTCGCTGGCGGGGTGACGCTGGGGATCTACACCCTCTTTGTACTGGTAACGAATGGGATCTTCCTGGGGGTAGTGGCGGGCGCGGCGCAACGCTTCGATTTCGCCGACAATCTCTGGGGCTTCGTGGCGGCCCATGGGGCGATCGAGTTCAGTGTGATATTCCTCGCCGGGGGCGCCGGCCTGCAACTGGGCTGGGCCATCCTCCGCCCGGGGCTGCTCAGCCGCCGCGCGGCCCTGGTAGTCGCCGCCCGGCGCGCCCTGCTGATCATCCTCGGATGCGTGCCGCTGCTGGTCGTCGCCGGGCTGATCGAGGGCTTTATTTCGCCCTCGGCCCTGCCACTGGAGGTCAAGTTCGCCGTGGCGGCGCTGTCAGGCGCAGCGCTGTGGTTGTACCTGCTCGGCGTGGGCCGCCGGTAG
- a CDS encoding DUF2723 domain-containing protein: protein MPGRAEPWYTTGVMRRYTTILLIPALLFAALYLLTLTRVHTFDALSYILDVDRKPWRELFHPHHLAYGPLGAAIRQVALYLGWEGSAEWLLQATNAVAGGLGVGLFAALLARLTGRWQAAAPGALLLGASYAYWYYAVEVEVYTIAALFLIAALWLMLELARRPAAPLLALGLGAIQGLAVLFHQTNALLSLPALVALGMGLRAVPATSTRSRAALALLLAYAAPLALLAGGAYLWVGLGVSGFRSWEALFRWAAGYTTTGYWGGPVDGARLALLGQGLARTIAHPGGALIGLALLATLALNARRLACAPQGALAITVTWLAIYGAFFLWWEPENIEFWIASLPPFYLLVVLAAYLPVADQPLPRFWPAVLLVCGLALLPLNGIAIIRRGDASRDLQRVTAEALAAHSTPGDLLIVPDGVLELYLPFYVERPQAISLNQAMTAAGVWPAACAWLRARIETAQGAGYAVLIAADAIRPLPAPPGEPPTPAERMGVDPETVAECYAPLQPALAPLDLGPGLPAYYRLPAAQELAEGPGWDFTRGRWGWRVSGAAPVSSPLPGLALRPERDPALTSPPLRLDPARFAALEVRLAADTAARDAQLFFLDSNGRADESRSLRWTLEPGPAAHTYRLNLRAAPGWEGVITGLRLDPVSVGDGGTVVVEWLRLEPR from the coding sequence ATGCCTGGACGGGCGGAACCGTGGTACACTACCGGCGTTATGCGCCGCTACACGACCATTCTGCTGATCCCCGCGCTGCTCTTTGCCGCCCTCTACCTGCTGACGCTCACCAGGGTCCATACCTTCGACGCCCTCTCGTACATTCTCGACGTTGATCGCAAGCCCTGGCGCGAGTTGTTTCATCCCCACCATCTGGCGTATGGGCCGTTGGGAGCGGCCATACGCCAGGTTGCTCTGTATCTGGGATGGGAGGGGAGCGCAGAGTGGCTGTTGCAGGCGACTAATGCCGTGGCTGGCGGCCTCGGCGTGGGCCTGTTCGCCGCGCTCCTGGCGCGCCTCACCGGGCGCTGGCAGGCGGCGGCGCCGGGCGCGCTGTTGCTCGGCGCCAGTTACGCCTACTGGTACTACGCCGTGGAGGTCGAGGTCTACACCATCGCGGCGCTGTTCCTTATTGCCGCGCTGTGGCTGATGCTAGAACTTGCGCGGCGGCCCGCCGCGCCGCTCCTTGCGCTCGGGTTGGGCGCGATCCAGGGCCTGGCAGTATTGTTCCACCAGACCAATGCGCTGTTAAGCCTCCCGGCGCTGGTGGCGCTGGGCATGGGTCTCCGAGCCGTTCCCGCCACGAGCACGCGCTCGCGGGCCGCCCTGGCGCTGCTGCTGGCCTACGCGGCGCCGCTGGCGCTGCTGGCGGGCGGCGCGTACCTCTGGGTCGGGCTGGGGGTGAGCGGCTTCCGCTCCTGGGAGGCGCTTTTCCGCTGGGCAGCGGGCTATACGACCACGGGCTACTGGGGCGGCCCGGTGGACGGGGCGCGACTCGCCCTGCTGGGGCAGGGGCTGGCCCGTACCATCGCCCATCCTGGCGGCGCGCTGATCGGCCTGGCTTTGCTGGCGACGCTGGCGCTGAACGCCCGCCGCCTGGCCTGCGCGCCACAGGGGGCGCTGGCAATCACCGTGACCTGGCTGGCCATCTACGGAGCTTTCTTCCTCTGGTGGGAGCCTGAGAATATCGAGTTCTGGATCGCCAGCCTGCCCCCGTTCTACCTGCTCGTCGTTCTGGCGGCATATCTGCCCGTCGCAGACCAACCTCTGCCCCGTTTCTGGCCGGCGGTGCTGCTGGTATGCGGGCTGGCGCTGCTACCGCTCAATGGCATCGCCATTATCCGTCGCGGCGACGCCAGCCGCGACCTGCAACGGGTGACGGCGGAGGCTCTGGCGGCTCACAGCACGCCGGGCGATCTGCTGATTGTCCCCGACGGCGTACTGGAGTTGTACCTGCCGTTCTATGTCGAGCGCCCGCAGGCCATCTCGCTGAACCAGGCCATGACCGCCGCCGGCGTCTGGCCCGCCGCCTGCGCCTGGCTCCGCGCGCGCATCGAGACCGCCCAGGGCGCCGGGTATGCCGTGCTGATCGCCGCCGATGCCATCCGGCCCCTCCCCGCCCCTCCGGGCGAACCGCCCACTCCCGCTGAGCGCATGGGCGTTGACCCGGAGACGGTGGCGGAGTGCTACGCGCCGCTGCAACCGGCGCTGGCGCCGCTGGACCTGGGTCCAGGACTGCCCGCCTACTACCGTCTCCCCGCGGCTCAGGAACTGGCCGAAGGCCCCGGCTGGGACTTCACCCGCGGGCGCTGGGGCTGGCGTGTCAGCGGCGCGGCCCCGGTCAGCAGCCCGCTGCCGGGATTGGCGCTGCGCCCGGAGCGCGACCCGGCGCTGACCAGCCCGCCGCTGCGGCTGGACCCGGCGCGCTTCGCCGCCCTGGAGGTGCGCCTGGCCGCCGACACCGCCGCCCGCGACGCGCAACTCTTTTTCCTGGACAGCAACGGCCGTGCCGACGAGTCGCGCTCGCTGCGCTGGACGCTCGAACCCGGCCCCGCGGCGCATACCTACCGCCTCAATCTGCGCGCCGCTCCCGGCTGGGAAGGCGTGATTACCGGCCTGCGCCTCGATCCGGTCAGCGTCGGCGACGGCGGAACCGTGGTAGTGGAATGGCTGCGCCTGGAACCGCGCTGA